A region of the Aerosakkonema funiforme FACHB-1375 genome:
CACCGTAGTTCCGGAGCGAGCGCATTTTTTGCGCTACCTCTGCATCATTTGTTACCAGAATACCGCCATCGCCGATCGCTCCCAAATTTTTGCTGGGATAAAAACTGAATGCGGCGGCTTTACCGATTGAAGCAGCTTTGTAACCTTCTCGTTCCGCTAGATGTGCTTGAGCGGCATCTTCAAAGATTATCAAATTGTGAGCGCTGGCTAAATCTCGCAGTTGCTTGGGCGACACCATTTGTCCGTAGAGATGCACTGGAACAATCGCCCGCGTTTGCTCGCTAATCGCTTTTTCTGCTGCTTTTAGGTCAATTAAAGCGGTTTCCGGGTCGCAATCGACGAAAATCGGGGTAGCGCCAGCGTGGAGAACGCCGATGAGAGTGGCAACAAAGGTATTGGCTGGTAAGATTACTTCATCGCCGGGACGAATACCGCAAGCTTGCAGTCCGAGTGCGATCGCATCTGTGCCGCAAGCGACGCCAATACCGTATTCTACACCACAAGCATTAGCAAATGCTGTCTCAAATTCGGCGACAGCTTTGCCCATGATAAAATCTCCCTGGTGGAGTACAGTCAGGATGGCTTGTTCGATTTGGTTTATCAGCGGTTCGTGTTGAAAGCTGAGGTCTACAAAGGGAATTTTGGTCATTGATGGGTGAATGTGAGATTTCGATCGCAGCGCTTTGGACTAATGGCAGCAGTTAACAAAGTTATCTGATCTATTTATGGTTTATTTTTGCGAATGCCTCTTCCGTATTTATACGCATAAATCAAATCAATTTGACTGTCGGTAGACCGAAAATTTCTGCACTCCTGTCCAAAAATCCTAACAAACTGTATCTAAACATACAAAATTTCCTCAAGAGACTGCAAGTTACTTAACCGCGCCAGATTGATTAATAAATTTTCTAAAGAAACAAAAATCCTCTCTTCTGTATCTCACTTTCAAGCGGGGAAAAAAATTAAAAATTATTTAAACTAAAATAAATCTACTATTCTTGACATCTGTCTTTAGAAAGATGTTAGATACATTTAGCAAGCAACCGAATTGATCATTTGATTTTAGTTCTACAGTCGATACTTAGGCCCAATTTACATGGGGGATTGACAGGGATTGAGATTGACCTCAATGAAAACCCAATTAAGTACAACATCAGCACAAAAGTTATGTCGAATACTCAATTAGGGGTGGCCTTGACTGAATTTTACCTGTTGGATTGCTGGAAAAAGAGGGAGGAAGTGTTTTGGCAGCTATGGAAAAGGTATCAAAATTATCTTTACCGTCGCTGTCTGAAATGGATGGGGGGTAACCCTGCTGATGCCGAAGAAGCTCTGAGTCGAGCGATGCTCAAAGCTTGGGAGAAGAGTCGAGACTATGCTCATGCGATCGCCAACTTTAAAGCTTGGTTGACTCGATTAACCCATAATATCTGCGTGGATATACGTAGAGAGTCCAAGCGATTAGCGCATCGGGTGGAAAGTTGGGATCTGATCGCCCAGCAGCGGGAGGAGCAACTGGTTTCTCAGTCCCATACACCAGAAAATGCTGCTATGCGAAGCGAATTAGAAATAGTCATCCACCGTGCAATTGAGGAATTACCGCCCAGACTGCGCCAACCTTTTATTCTGCACTTCATTGAAGAGAAATCTTATCAGGACATCAGTCAACAGCTAGGTATCTCCTACGATAACCTTTGCAAACGCATTTCTCAGGCGCGAGCAATTCTGCAAAAGCGTTTAAAACCTTATTTATCAGGGCTTGATGTGTCTCCGTTTGATTCCTCCGATCCATTTAGGAAAAAGGCCAAATCTGGAGTAGAGAAATTACCGTACTCAAGCATCAGGGCTGAGGTAAAAATCCCGCCAACCTTCAATCAAAAAGAGCGCTTTGGCCGTAGCCCTAATTATTATCAAATCACAGCAATATGTCTCGAAACACTAGCTCATGCCTGGTATCAGTCACCCAGTCCTCTGGGGTGGAGTTGAATGTTCACCTTGTTTTAGACGAAAAGCCAATCCGCCAAGACCAAAAGTTAAAAACATTAAGTCAGTACGTGCAGCAGTATGCTTCTGGCTGGAAAAAACGCTTGGAATTGGCCGAACTTTTCTACGCAATCGGTCAATGGGAGCAAGCGGTGGAGGAGTATCGTCAAGTGATCGATCGCCAACCCCAATTAATTGATGTGCGGTTGAAATTGGGGAAATTGTTGCAGTTAATGGGACGGGAAGCTGAGGCGATCGAAGTTTATCAGGATGCCTTACCGTTATCTGGAAATAAAGCCACAGAGCAATACATTACCGGAGCGATCGCACTTTGTCAAAGTGACATTCCCAAAGCGATCGTTGCTTTTGAAACAGCCGCTCACCTAGAACCAGATAACGCCGCTCACTGGCTAGTTTTGGGACAATTGCATATGGGGAGAGAAAATCCTGTGGCGGCGTTACAAGCCTTCGATCGGATTTTGTCAATTAATCCAGATGATATTGTCGCCTTGATTCACAGCTATGATGCGCTAATGGCGCTGGGGAATGTTGGGGAAGCACAAGAACGTTTGAAGAAAACGATCGCTTTAGATCCCGATCGTTTGTGGGTACTGCAACGACAATTGGACGATCGTTGCCAGATGAGATTGGTATCTGGCGAGCAGGGGAAGCAGACTAAAAAGATGATTGGCGCTGCTCTCCAACAAGCTACTCATGGAGCTGATGCTCACAAATCCCTGGCATACTATCACATTTTCCGAGGTGACTGGGAGCAAGGGACAAGGATATTAGCGCAGTTTACGGAGGAACACCCGAATAATCCTAGCGGTTGGTATCACTATGGGCGATGCTTGTTCCATACAGGGGAATATCAGGCGGCGGCTGAAGTGATGCGAAAAGTTTATCGTCTGTATCCCCAGGATTGTGAAATCTATCGGGCGTTGTGCGAAATTTTGCCTCTTGAAGCTCACCCCCAACTCCTCTCCTGGGAAAAGAGGGGAGTAAGAGGAGTAAAAGCACAAAGGGATAACATCACCCTTGCTTCGATCGTAGAAGAGATGTTGGAGCGTTTTGCCGATCGCTGGAGTGTTTGGGCGACGGCGGGACGAGTGCTGGTGGAAAGTTTTCAAGAGATGGAACGGGGGTGCAGTGTTTCTCTGCAAGCGACGCAACTTCAGCCCCAGCTAGCTGATGCTTGGTTTTGTCATGGACGAGTGTTGGCTTTGGCGGGGAAACATCAGGAAGCTGTGGCGGTTTCGATCCAAGGATGGCAGTTGTTAGCAGAAAAGCAGGGATATTTGCAATCCGTGTCTGCTGCGGTGTGGCTGGGCGAAAGTTACCGAGCGCTGGGGGATGAGAGCGCTAGCCGCAAGTGGTGGGCAGAAGCTTGTCAGGAAAGTCAAAAACTGAGGTTATTTAACCCAGTTATGGCTGATTACTGGCAAGGGAGGGCTTTAGAGGGATTGGGCGATGCTATGGGTGCGATCGAGCTTTATCGAAATGCCTTGAGTCAGCAGTTGCTCTATCCCGTTCGCCAGGAGGTCGAGGCAGCTTTAAAACGCCTAAAAGCGAAGTGGCGAAAGAGTTCTCGTCCTTGATACTGATTTTCCCGGTGCATTTTTTTGGCAAAAAAACGCCTCTAACTCGAAAAATTCAGAAATTGGCTTTGAGAAACGTCTTAAGAGTATAGATTGCGTGTAGGATATCACTTGATGAAATTACTGACAAGAGTTTGTCTGGCTTTGTTGTTGGCTGTAACCATTACGTTTGGCAGTTTTCATCGAAAAGCTAATGCTCTGCCTGGAGCAAATTTTCTCGCTCAAATACCTGTTTATACTGCAAGCGACAAAGTTTCCACCTTTAACGGCATCAATGAATGTGACAAAGTTGAGAATAGCGATGCGATCAACTTTGCTACCAATCAGGATTTCACCGTAGCGGTTTGGATTAAACCTGATAGCGAACAAAAAGACCTCAAATATGGAGATAATGATGTTGTTGAAAAGTGGGTCTCTGGGACTGGGGGATATCCTTATGTGATTCGCTACCTAAATTCAAAAGCGGGGAATAACGCTGGAAAAATTGTTGCCGCCCGCTATGATGGCAAAAATAATCCTAGTGTGTACTCAACGACTAAAATTAATGATGGGAAATTCCATCATGTGACTTTTGTCCGCAGTACGGAAAACAATCAAGGCAAACTCTCTCTCTATATTGATGGAAAACTAGAGGCTACCAATCAGGATACGACTGCGGGGAATACCAAAAATAATAGTTCCCTCTATCTCGCTTGCCGAGGTTATTCTCAGAATAGTGGGTTCAATTATTTCGCGGGGAGTATCAATGGTTTAGCTATTTATAATGTTGCTCTCACTCCAGAGCAAATTCAGGCAGTAGTTACCCCGAATTTTCCACCAGGTATAGTTCCCATTAATAGTGCTTCACAAACTGGTGAATTGACAGTATTAGCTAATGAATCGAAAAAACTACCCGGCTTAGTTAACACATTGAATCAGCCTGTCACAGTAAAAATTAGTGCTGAAGGAGTGTGGCAAGCAGCTGCATCAGGCGAACCGAATGGCAAATCAGTTGATGCTAATGGTATCCCTGGTGTGATTTACAAAGAATGGCTATTCCCTGAATTGAATTTAGGCACCCTAGTAGCAGAAGTTAAAGACGCAAAAGGGGTGAGGAAATTTATCAAGAGCGGGAAAGACCAGACGTTTGAACTGCAACCAGGAGAGACAGCTTCTTTCATTTTCAATGATGGAATTCCCTACTTTACTGACAACACTGGCAGTCAAAAAGTTAAGTTTTCCATTAAGTAGCTGTCAAACCAAGGCGTAAGAAACCGGGTTTCTGACTCTTGAAACAGTACAGCATAGTAGCAAAGATACAGGCATAGCAATTCTAGCTATTCTGTATGAGTGCGATCGCTCGTTATTCCAAGGTGTCTTTTCAAAGGAGAGAGCGATCGCAAATTATCAAAGCCAAAGCTGACTGCACTTGTTTTACCCTGCTTACGGAAACCTTAAGCAAGCGCTAAACTCCAAATCTCGAAGGAATTTTCGTTGATATGAAATTCAAATCGTTTTTGTCTACCTTTGTGGTAGTAATGTTTGCAATTGCGATCGTCTTTGTCCCTGCACCAGCTTTCGCGGCACTTACTCCCATCAATACGGATTTACAAAATGGTGAATTAACCGTATTAGCAACTGAATCCAAAGATTTACCCGGCTTCAGTAACAATTTGAAGTATCCCGTCACAGTAAAAATTAGCGCCGAGGGAATGTGGCGAGGCGCTAAAGCAGGTGAACCAAATGGCGATGCAGTAGATGCTAATGCTACCAGTAATGTTAAATACGAAGCATGGCTATTCCCAGAGTTGAAATTAGGCACTCTAGTAGCAGAAATCAAAAATGCAAAAGGAGTGAGGAAATTTATCAAGAGCGGGAAAGAACAGTCGTTTGAACTGCAACCGGGAGATACAGTTTCCTTCATTTTTAATGATGGACTGCCATTC
Encoded here:
- a CDS encoding DegT/DnrJ/EryC1/StrS family aminotransferase, which translates into the protein MTKIPFVDLSFQHEPLINQIEQAILTVLHQGDFIMGKAVAEFETAFANACGVEYGIGVACGTDAIALGLQACGIRPGDEVILPANTFVATLIGVLHAGATPIFVDCDPETALIDLKAAEKAISEQTRAIVPVHLYGQMVSPKQLRDLASAHNLIIFEDAAQAHLAEREGYKAASIGKAAAFSFYPSKNLGAIGDGGILVTNDAEVAQKMRSLRNYGAPQKYLHTEYGTNSRLDTLQAAVLNVKLPHLPEWNNLRNAAAQEYDRLLEPLRSHGIFPIHNQSGTGHIYHLYVIRINESCAIEREKIQAELSAVGIQTGIHYPLPCHLQPAYQYLGYKAGDFPNSEILSKQILSLPMYPGLSQTQIVQVVQALQHILIAPEAAISG
- a CDS encoding RNA polymerase sigma factor is translated as MSNTQLGVALTEFYLLDCWKKREEVFWQLWKRYQNYLYRRCLKWMGGNPADAEEALSRAMLKAWEKSRDYAHAIANFKAWLTRLTHNICVDIRRESKRLAHRVESWDLIAQQREEQLVSQSHTPENAAMRSELEIVIHRAIEELPPRLRQPFILHFIEEKSYQDISQQLGISYDNLCKRISQARAILQKRLKPYLSGLDVSPFDSSDPFRKKAKSGVEKLPYSSIRAEVKIPPTFNQKERFGRSPNYYQITAICLETLAHAWYQSPSPLGWS
- a CDS encoding tetratricopeptide repeat protein, encoding MSRNTSSCLVSVTQSSGVELNVHLVLDEKPIRQDQKLKTLSQYVQQYASGWKKRLELAELFYAIGQWEQAVEEYRQVIDRQPQLIDVRLKLGKLLQLMGREAEAIEVYQDALPLSGNKATEQYITGAIALCQSDIPKAIVAFETAAHLEPDNAAHWLVLGQLHMGRENPVAALQAFDRILSINPDDIVALIHSYDALMALGNVGEAQERLKKTIALDPDRLWVLQRQLDDRCQMRLVSGEQGKQTKKMIGAALQQATHGADAHKSLAYYHIFRGDWEQGTRILAQFTEEHPNNPSGWYHYGRCLFHTGEYQAAAEVMRKVYRLYPQDCEIYRALCEILPLEAHPQLLSWEKRGVRGVKAQRDNITLASIVEEMLERFADRWSVWATAGRVLVESFQEMERGCSVSLQATQLQPQLADAWFCHGRVLALAGKHQEAVAVSIQGWQLLAEKQGYLQSVSAAVWLGESYRALGDESASRKWWAEACQESQKLRLFNPVMADYWQGRALEGLGDAMGAIELYRNALSQQLLYPVRQEVEAALKRLKAKWRKSSRP
- a CDS encoding LamG domain-containing protein, translated to MKLLTRVCLALLLAVTITFGSFHRKANALPGANFLAQIPVYTASDKVSTFNGINECDKVENSDAINFATNQDFTVAVWIKPDSEQKDLKYGDNDVVEKWVSGTGGYPYVIRYLNSKAGNNAGKIVAARYDGKNNPSVYSTTKINDGKFHHVTFVRSTENNQGKLSLYIDGKLEATNQDTTAGNTKNNSSLYLACRGYSQNSGFNYFAGSINGLAIYNVALTPEQIQAVVTPNFPPGIVPINSASQTGELTVLANESKKLPGLVNTLNQPVTVKISAEGVWQAAASGEPNGKSVDANGIPGVIYKEWLFPELNLGTLVAEVKDAKGVRKFIKSGKDQTFELQPGETASFIFNDGIPYFTDNTGSQKVKFSIK